A genomic region of Leptolyngbya sp. NIES-2104 contains the following coding sequences:
- a CDS encoding endonuclease MutS2, with product MIQTETLELLEWSRLCQHLATFASTKLGTIAIRSLRIPTTQVETERLLAQTQEVYNLETQLTTALSFEGIEDIGDALERAALSGILSGVELLTIATTLSGARTLRRTIDNQDGFPILNESVSELRTYPEIEQEIYRCINDDGKVSERASPKLAEIRSKQKQVRDRIYEMLQRMMQRQASAIQEQVITQRDGRFVIPVKATHKDVISGIVHDVSMSGATLYVEPHPTVQLNNQLRQLLRQEQTEEEAVRRVLTEQVATAKDDLERLLAICTTLDLATARSRYGYWLKANPPRFTNDTIVLRQLRHPLLVWQQQQEQGRSVIPVDLVIQPQIRVVAITGPNTGGKTVTLKTMGLAMLMAKVGLFVPAREPVELPWFDQILADIGDEQSLEQSLSTFSGHIRRISRIIEALETTANSLVLLDEVGAGTDPTEGSALAIALLKYLADYAKLSVATTHFGELKALKYDDDRFENASVEFDDVSLSPTYRLLWGIPGRSNALTIARRLGMKPEIIESAQTQVGGATEDVNQVIAGLESQRRAQETKAQEAAELLQQAERFYTEVSAKAASLRDRERELQQAQERAVQDAIVQAKGEIAKVIRRLQQGNSTAQTAQQATDALNQIAEKNLPSRQQPAKPKPGYRPQIGDRVRIPRLGQTAEVLDLAGEDELVVRFGLMKMTVPMSDIESLTGEKVTKPEPKPEPKPKTAPTPQPAAPAPVIRTERNTFDIRGSRVADAEIVLDRAISEAQTPIWIIHGHGTGKLRQGVHEFLKRHPRVQRFEMADRADGGTGVTIAYPL from the coding sequence TTGATTCAAACTGAGACTTTAGAACTATTGGAATGGTCGCGCCTGTGTCAGCATTTGGCGACCTTTGCTTCGACAAAACTTGGAACGATCGCCATTCGATCGCTGAGAATTCCCACCACGCAAGTCGAAACCGAACGCCTACTTGCTCAAACTCAGGAAGTCTACAACCTAGAAACGCAACTAACGACTGCATTGAGTTTTGAGGGCATCGAAGACATTGGAGATGCGTTAGAAAGAGCCGCATTGAGTGGAATTTTGTCGGGTGTGGAACTGTTGACGATCGCAACCACGCTTTCAGGTGCAAGAACGCTCAGACGCACGATCGATAATCAAGATGGATTTCCGATTCTGAATGAATCGGTGTCGGAACTCAGAACTTATCCAGAGATCGAGCAGGAAATTTATCGCTGTATTAACGATGATGGCAAAGTCAGTGAGCGGGCAAGTCCGAAGTTAGCAGAAATTCGATCGAAACAAAAACAAGTGCGCGATCGCATTTATGAAATGCTGCAACGCATGATGCAACGGCAAGCGAGCGCGATTCAAGAACAAGTGATCACCCAGCGCGACGGGCGATTCGTTATTCCGGTAAAAGCAACGCATAAAGATGTGATTTCTGGCATTGTGCATGATGTGTCGATGAGTGGTGCAACGCTGTATGTTGAGCCTCATCCAACTGTGCAATTGAACAATCAACTCAGACAGCTACTTAGACAAGAACAAACGGAAGAAGAAGCGGTTCGGAGAGTTTTAACGGAACAAGTTGCCACCGCGAAAGACGATCTAGAACGGCTGTTGGCAATTTGTACCACTTTAGATTTGGCGACGGCTCGATCGCGCTATGGCTACTGGCTCAAAGCAAATCCGCCTAGATTTACAAATGACACGATCGTGCTGCGTCAGTTGCGCCACCCGTTACTGGTCTGGCAACAACAACAGGAACAAGGTCGATCGGTGATTCCCGTCGATCTGGTGATTCAGCCTCAGATTCGAGTGGTGGCAATTACAGGACCCAACACAGGCGGAAAAACCGTCACGCTCAAGACAATGGGCTTGGCGATGTTAATGGCGAAAGTCGGCTTATTCGTGCCTGCTCGTGAACCTGTTGAACTGCCGTGGTTCGATCAAATTCTGGCAGACATCGGAGACGAACAATCTCTAGAACAAAGCCTTTCTACGTTTTCCGGTCACATTCGCCGCATTAGTCGAATCATCGAAGCTCTAGAAACGACTGCGAATTCGCTCGTGTTGCTTGATGAAGTCGGTGCGGGAACTGATCCAACTGAAGGAAGCGCACTCGCGATCGCACTTCTAAAGTACCTCGCAGATTACGCCAAGTTATCAGTCGCGACGACTCACTTTGGTGAACTCAAAGCCCTAAAATACGACGACGATCGCTTCGAGAATGCCTCGGTCGAATTCGATGATGTTTCACTGTCACCGACTTATCGATTGCTCTGGGGAATTCCGGGTCGATCGAATGCGTTAACGATCGCTCGTCGATTAGGCATGAAGCCGGAAATCATCGAAAGCGCTCAAACGCAAGTAGGAGGAGCGACCGAAGACGTGAACCAAGTGATTGCAGGTTTGGAATCACAGCGACGTGCCCAGGAAACGAAAGCCCAAGAAGCCGCAGAACTGTTACAGCAAGCGGAACGCTTCTACACCGAAGTATCTGCAAAAGCGGCAAGTTTGCGCGATCGAGAACGGGAACTGCAACAGGCTCAAGAACGCGCTGTTCAAGATGCGATCGTCCAAGCCAAAGGTGAAATCGCTAAAGTGATTCGGAGACTTCAGCAAGGAAATTCCACGGCTCAGACTGCCCAACAAGCGACCGATGCCTTGAATCAAATTGCTGAAAAAAATCTGCCTTCTCGTCAACAGCCTGCGAAACCGAAACCCGGTTATCGTCCACAAATTGGCGATCGCGTCCGAATTCCCCGATTAGGTCAAACCGCAGAAGTGCTGGACTTAGCCGGAGAGGATGAACTGGTTGTGCGGTTTGGCTTGATGAAAATGACAGTCCCGATGAGCGATATCGAATCGCTTACAGGCGAAAAGGTGACAAAACCGGAACCGAAGCCAGAACCGAAACCGAAGACCGCTCCGACTCCTCAACCTGCTGCCCCTGCTCCGGTGATTCGGACTGAGCGCAATACGTTTGATATTCGTGGAAGTCGGGTTGCAGATGCTGAAATCGTGCTCGATCGAGCGATTTCAGAAGCACAAACGCCAATCTGGATTATTCACGGACACGGCACTGGAAAATTGCGCCAGGGTGTGCACGAGTTTCTCAAACGACATCCGAGAGTGCAGCGGTTTGAAATGGCAGATCGGGCGGATGGTGGAACGGGAGTGACGATCGCTTATCCGCTTTAA